Proteins found in one Homalodisca vitripennis isolate AUS2020 chromosome 4, UT_GWSS_2.1, whole genome shotgun sequence genomic segment:
- the LOC124361450 gene encoding antifreeze protein Maxi-like produces the protein MAARVAALVLALVMQVASGAPACSCGGFVLPSPSPAPSTLPFYYGEVAEANAAASAAAYAAASAAAAASAADGAVATATGAPLYILPAPGVPAPTPALPAPSAPVPVGPPEVVSRSTGTPSTYTTPLSCKTSNYELPVQSTSNAVAGPVSESSAVVDGCCSSSCAATRAQCSGTTKNVSFKTPVIIDGTSSTSTKIVPVGKPTVSRSTKAGTPKISTRVYPYSGPGVAPAPAPAPAPGPIYINPLLNYDVAAAEAAAAAASADASAAVAAEVAAVDAAAAAAADANAAAAAAAAAYATGSASVPTSIYGLPWQAPCVCH, from the exons ATGGCAGCTCGTGTCGCAGCTCTCGTCCTCGCCCTGGTCATGCAG GTGGCCTCAGGAGCACCCGCCTGCTCCTGCGGGGGGTTCGTCCTTCCATCCCCATCACCAGCTCCTTCAACCCTGCCGTTCTACTACGGCGAGGTAGCAGAGGCTAACGCTGCTGCTTCTGCAGCCGCCTACGCCGCCGCATCTGCCGCCGCTGCTGCTTCCGCCGCCGATGGTGCTGTTGCCACTGCCACCGGAGCACCCCTGTACATTCTACCCGCCCCCGGCGTGCCAGCCCCCACTCCCGCTCTCCCAGCTCCCTCAGCTCCCGTTCCCGTCGGTCCCCCAGAGGTCGTGTCTAGGTCCACCGGTACTCCCTCGACTTACACCACTCCTCTCTCTTGCAAGACCTCCAACTACGAGCTCCCCGTTCAGTCGACCAGTAACGCCGTTGCTGGCCCTGTCTCCGAGTCCAGCGCTGTTGTTGACGGCTGCTGCTCTTCCTCTTGCGCCGCCACCAGGGCTCAGTGCTCTGGCACCACCAAGAACGTGTCCTTCAAGACCCCCGTCATCATTGATGGAACTTCCTCTACCTCAACAAAAATTGTCCCCGTCGGTAAACCCACTGTGAGCCGCTCCACAAAGGCCGGTACCCCTAAGATCTCCACCAGGGTGTACCCCTACTCCGGTCCAGGAGTTGCCCCTGCCCCCGCCCCCGCTCCTGCTCCAGGACCTATTTACATTAATCCACTTTTAAACTATGACGTCGCTGCCGCTGAAGCTGCTGCCGCCGCCGCCTCTGCCGACGCTTCTGCCGCCGTCGCCGCTGAGGTTGCTGCCGTTGATGCTGCTGCCGCCGCCGCAGCTGATGCTAATGCTGCTGCTGCTGCCGCCGCTGCTGCATATGCCACCGGCTCCGCTTCTGTACCGACTTCAATTTACGGTCTCCCTTGGCAAGCTCCTTGTGTGTGCCATTAA
- the LOC124361451 gene encoding mucin-2-like isoform X1, which yields MARLLVVTLVTAALRSQVTSGYQYISPCSCNDNLLSPVEPSRTTYTTPQICLCESDYPLSIHTNKYLRSTESTTETIPSSSVGVLQQTIPTISQTALPHHAPSPSITPVIDKKFKSKYTSHIMTIPKKYSSSSSTVPTPNSYTPSKTPTLPSLPTTSNNDFVTPLPSSPTPSKPLYYKQKVSLTASCPATVFYSATTPYSDSHAVKYYVVPTPSSSPAISTSKSSEILSSSAMARNNPLATCTSDTLYSVIPKAPPVAVYSSASNSIYSPPSTVSAYSFYAPTTNMNNAVLNLTTDLSNPPIISTGPSYQFSSGPIDNTNSLLSANADSTSSLNTVIHSQPLNSIPPYSIPTIVDEQMEQKLPSPVSIADFTPTVNIEPNHAIPSILQPKASTNDSNSSNSGSISYVLSDSSNSPMVSYNFTTIDPSMVTLESQTLTPTVEHVHIPPPSFPSTNTSASSNIPDKTFPSSPTSFFTPGSLDTLPHNALSTSSSISKLSQDVPNAQLSSLQLPTTSSFAFTPNLIHTSTPRLNSPPAVNVPPSSSASESSTTLLPNQDLASPETTIATSVNPKAATFTSIASLLGSSKLKEVLPSSSLEAENKDCSVPLPPVLV from the exons ATGGCCCGCCTCCTGGTGGTCACACTGGTCACTGCAGCACTCAGGTCTCAG GTTACATCAGGTTACCAGTACATCTCCCCATGTTCCTGCAACGACAACCTCCTGTCTCCGGTCGAGCCTTCAAGGACTACATACACAACTCCCCAAATATGCTTGTGTGAATCTGACTATCCTCTATCgattcatacaaataaatatttgagatCGACTGAATCTACGACAGAAACGATTCCATCTTCTAGCGTCGGAGTTCTGCAACAGACAATTCCGACAATATCACAAACCGCCCTCCCTCATCATGCACCTTCCCCTTCAATCACTCCTGTCATCgataaaaagtttaaatcaaaataCACATCACACATAATGACAATCCCGAAGAAATATTCTTCCTCGTCCTCTACTGTCCCTACTCCGAATTCCTACACTCCTTCTAAGACACCAACACTGCCTAGTTTACCGACAACTTCAAACAATGATTTTGTGACGCCACTTCCTTCTTCTCCTACACCTTCGAAACcactttattataaacaaaaagtgTCTCTTACTGCATCATGTCCTGCTACAGTTTTCTACTCGGCTACCACACCGTACAGTGACTCTCATGCTGTTAAATATTACGTTGTTCCCACACCTTCCTCGAGTCCTGCGATATCAACAAGTAAGTCCTCTGAAATTCTTTCTTCATCCGCAATGGCGAGAAACAATCCTCTAGCAACATGTACTTCCGATACGTTATATTCTGTTATACCAAAAGCTCCCCCGGTTGCAGTGTATTCTTCAGCTTCTAATTCTATTTACTCTCCACCGTCCACAGTCAGCGCTTACTCTTTTTATGCACCCACCACAAACATGAATAatgctgttttaaatttaactactgACTTAAGCAATCCTCCAATAATTTCTACAGGGCCTTCTTATCAGTTTTCTTCAGGGCCGATTGATAATACCAATTCCTTACTATCAGCAAATGCTGATTCCACGTCCTCactaaatacagtaatacattcCCAACCTCTCAACTCAATTCCTCCTTACTCAATTCCTACGATTGTCGATGAACAAATGGAACAAAAGTTACCATCACCTGTCAGTATTGCCGATTTTACACCTACAGTCAATATCGAGCCAAACCATGCAATACCATCAATTTTACAGCCAAAGGCTTCTACAAACGATTCAAATTCTAGTAATTCCGGCTCAATTAGCTATGTTTTATCAGATTCATCGAACAGTCCAATGGTGTCGTATAATTTTACAACAATCGATCCAAGTATGGTTACTTTAGAATCTCAAACTCTTACTCCTACTGTTGAACATGTACATATTCCTCCACCAAGCTTTCCTTCTACTAATACATCTGCATCTTCCAATATCCCCGACAAAACGTTTCCTTCGAGCCCAACCTCCTTCTTCACCCCGGGTTCGCTTGACACATTACCACATAATGCTTTATCCACCAGTAGTTCTATTTCGAAATTATCACAGGACGTTCCAAATGCTCAGCTTTCTTCTTTACAACTCCCCACAACCTCGTCTTTCGCATTCACCCCAAACCTCATCCATACATCTACTCCAAGATTGAATTCTCCTCCTGCAGTAAACGTTCCACCTTCTTCGAGTGCATCGGAATCTTCCACAACATTACTTCCTAACCAGGATCTAGCTTCTCCGGAGACCACAATAGCAACGTCAGTAAATCCAAAGGCTGCTACGTTTACTTCGATTGCTTCATTGCTAGGATCTTCCAAACTGAAAGAAGTTCTGCCATCTTCAAGCTTGGAAGCTGAGAACAAAGACTGTTCCGTGCCCCTCCCACCAGTTCTGGTCTAA
- the LOC124361451 gene encoding uncharacterized protein LOC124361451 isoform X2 produces the protein MARLLVVTLVTAALRSQVGYTGYIRLPVHLPMFLQRQPPVSGRAFKDYIHNSPNMLV, from the exons ATGGCCCGCCTCCTGGTGGTCACACTGGTCACTGCAGCACTCAGGTCTCAGGTGGGTTACACAG GTTACATCAGGTTACCAGTACATCTCCCCATGTTCCTGCAACGACAACCTCCTGTCTCCGGTCGAGCCTTCAAGGACTACATACACAACTCCCCAAATATGCTTGTGTGA